DNA sequence from the Oryza brachyantha chromosome 5, ObraRS2, whole genome shotgun sequence genome:
TCACGCTTCACAGTAACGACACCCTCTGATGCTTAGAAAAGTACGAGTAGGTTAGTgtggcagcagctgctgctgccagaTCCAAAACACGAGAGGCTGGTAGTGGCAGCAGCACAGCGATCGACGCACAGTAGACGATAGATCTCGCAATTGCTTGCATGCGTTCCAGCGATGTTTCGCTGTCGTCACCTGTCGAGCAAAAACGCATCGTTTCTCCTGCTGCAAAACGATCGTTTTCGCTGCCAGAAGCGACGCCGCACCAGACGACGATACCGCCTAGCGCCTACAGTACGTACATCGTGATTGCAGACTCACCACGCATCTGCTTGTACTTGCAAATCAAAGAGAAAATGCGCCATAATACAGttgaaaaaaacatttataagCAATTAGCACATTAAGTTTTTGGCATGCTCATATTTTTCTAGACGAACATTTGAAACAAGGAATTTCAGCCGCTTAGAGAATCACAAAGTCACCGCTACGGACGCCTCGTGTCAACAGGCATGTCTCTTGGAAAATTCGCTCCAACAAGTAGTCGAACCCAAGaccttagagcaggtacaatagcatgctataagtcatttataagtatattttaaagagataaaggagtagagagaagagaggtgtgctactaatttgtagcctgcacacggactccaagacaaaatgtgtgtatgacatgtggggccatgtattaatgttttgtagctaactattgtatgcattgactattaaattgactatagatgaattagagctagtagttggctatactattgaacttgctcttatgtgCTACTAAGGCCTTTGTAACCACTAGGTTATAGGCTATTTCGccaatcaattttttaaaaagctaaaattgtAACATGTTGCCTGCATTACGGTACTCTTAATTtactctcccctcctctcaaTCCCATGCCCCTGGCATGCCTAGAGCTGGATTCAAAATTCTCTGCCTTTAAAGACATAACATCTTTACCACCGATATGTAGGTTCAGAGCTCGTCGAGCTCATATGTCAATAACAAAGCTCCGTGATTTTGACAACAAAGGATCCTGATCCGCCTCAACCCAGGCAGCTACGCTGTTCCTTGTCGCTGCCTTCTATCATCGTGGCCTCCTCATCCTGAGGCGCCCGAATCTGCCACAAAAGTGATCGATTGAGCTGGCATTTCGATCAAGTGGGGAGGGATGCAACATCGCAAACGCCATACGGCTAGAGCGAATTATtgattgggggggggggggggggggggggggtacgTGATTGCAGCGGCGCataaaagtatcttgaggtacgcCCCGGATGGGAGGAAGAACAGAGCATCCGAGCTTGGGCAACCCAGGCACCATCGCCTATTTTGCTTGCCTTGCATCACATGGAACCTACCTACCATCATGTCCAACCAGCTCCACCTCTGGATCTGGCTTACGGTTACGgatctcttttctctttctcctgTGCCGGCTATAAAGTaatcggtggtggtggctacCCCTGGCCTTTGCCccattgcatttgcatgtGATCCTAGTCATGAATTGAACCGAATTAATTTTTGTACGGGTCTATGCAGGTTAACGTTGTGGATTTCCTTTCCCAGGCTTGTTCTGGTCGGTATCCGTTGGATTTTACTACGCCTGTGCCTCGAGCCGTTTCCTGTGGATAAATTGATTAATCGCGGTTATGCTTCTTATCAAGAAACAGTAATGCTGTATTACTGATTTTGTACCTGTAGCACCCCACACAAATAAATTCAATTTCCCggcaaaaaatattatttttttcacaacatGGTCTCTATTAATGCGTCGGAGATCGAAGTATACAAAATGTATACCTACTCTGAAGCagtcaatattttctttttctttttacagcTGAACGGTCTCCAAAATACCTGCATAATCCATGGCTGAAACAtccctagaaaaaaaaagggacaaAGTAGAGATTTGGGCTAACTTTTAAAAAGCGGGCGATACCTCTCGCTCATTGAACTGGTCCAGTGAAAAGAAAACGCACGTATCAGTTCGAGGCCCGTGGGCCGTAGTGTATTCGCTATGAAATAAGTTCACTTGACATCCCTTAACTTTACATCGAGTCTGCGAGACATCCTAAACTCTAATACTATAAATCTTAACCCCTTAAGTGTTTAAAACCGTATGGGCAATATGCATGAATGTTTAAAACCGTATGGGCAATATGCATGAATGGTTTCGGTGATGTGGCATCCTAGtcagcaataaaaaaataaaaaaatgtgagaCCCACGTGTAAGTCATAGGTTAGCTTCAAGCTCTTCTCTACCTTCCTCttccctctcttcttcctctctctcctctcctgtgAGGGTAGctcgcggcgccggcggcccgTGCCACCCGTGCGAAAGCgaatggccggcggcggtgaatgCGAATGGCGCAGGACCGCACCAGTACCTCGCGCTAAGAGTAGAGAAGAACACAAAATTACATATGCACTTGCAGAGTCTACTGTGAAGCATGGTCAATCATGACAACTAAAGCTAAGCTGCCATGAGCTGGTTGTTTGCTCTTTTTACTCTCTGCAGCTGGTAGggaacattaaaatttttttacggtCTTCCTGTTTGTCgtctcaaaacaaattaagtaaTATAGATCCAGATATATGTTCACCAAATGCCTCACTACAGAATTTTATTGCAAAAGCAAAACACAGCATGTGGAATGTACAATGTTGTGGAGCATTGTCAACCGCAGCTACTAATCTCCAGTAGCCAGGAGCTGGTTTGCTCCATTTGTTGTTTGGAGCTGCTAAACTTATTGCCTTGCATAACTAGCGCAAGGCAACTAGGCCAGCTGCAAAGTGAGTAGCTTTGCCCATCGCCATACTCGCCCGCAGCCGCTCCACCCGCCACCCACCGACCGCTACCGCACTTGCTTGCCGCCAGCCTCCTAGGCCCGCTGCCGACCAACCTCACTGAAGAAGAGCCTCAATCTCGAGCACATCCTCGGCCATGGTCCTCGAGCTCCCGCGCCACAGCCTGACGAAGAGATGGTCGGGAAGTGCGAGGTGTGCGGCGAGGACGTGAAGGGCGCATGCTACGGCTGCGCCAAgtgcggcgacggtgacgacggcgccCACGAGGCGTGGCTCGTCAGGGCGTCGTACGGCTGCGGCACGACAACGTGCGCGGCGTGCGGGCACGCTGTCGTCAAGGCGTGGCGGTACCAGTGCGGGACGTGCCGGACATGCATCCTCGGTGCCTCgtgccggggcggcggcgacgcgccgACGGCTATGGCCACGGCCGCGAGCTACCTGCactggagaggagagaggaaaagagagagaagaggaagggagagaagagCTTGCAGCTCACCTGTGATTTACACGtggtttccatttttttttatttttttcttcttgctgACTAGGATGGAAACCATCCATGCATACTGTCTTTGACCTAAACTGCAcggttttaaatatttaagggCTAAGATTTCTAGTATTGGGGTTTAGGGATGTCTTGTGGACTCGATGTAAAGTTGAGGGACaacaaataaacttatttcattCGCTACTCTCTGCCAGACCGAGCCCACTTACCCCTTGTCCGGTATGGCCCATAATCCCTTGCCCGATGATAGATGGGCCGCGATTTCGAAGGCAGGCAGGCCGGCGGACGACACGCCCTGCGGCTTAGGAGTCTGGACTTGTTTGGTGATAGATGGGCCGCGATTTCTGAATGACAGTCAATGAAGAGTCACACggtaaaaatatggaaaagctgtgtttttaaaatttctgatTCATAGCTCATTTTGCAAACTCTGCAATTATAGATTATGAAAACCTAGATGACAGCTTAGACTGTTTAGGGATctttcaatagataaatattctagGATGAGCTGTCGCTTTTGGACGTGTTTAGGGAGCTTCCAGCCGCTGCAGTTACTCCAAGAATTTTCGACTCTCCAAACAGCCcatatatttagttatattaTGAGAATCCGCAGTTGTATAATATAGAGTAGTGAACTAAATGATAGAAGCTGAAAAAAACAACCTTTTcaaatcaattgataaatcaaatcataaacatAGAGAGTACAtatgttaatatattaatataaaatatggattacatatataatttgataCGCACACTATGTTGTTTATAAGTGAATAGGAGTATTAATTCCACGTTTGGGAATgggcaaaggaaaaaaaatcagttataGGAACATGACGTGGATGTAAAATCCGAGGGGAAATTTCGCGTTGCGACATTTGAACAGAGTACCGGACACGAGCTTGAGAAAATTGCTACCATTCTCAAAAAGCGGTTTCGCTGTAATACCACTTCTAATTTTGGTTTcgctaaaatattattctcaAACTAATACAACAAGCTAAAACGCCATTTgcctcatttttttctaaaaaaatcaattccacactgtttatttgtttatttacagTGCAATGACATTTGTGCCCCTAGTCCATTGACTTAAAAGAGACTTATTTATCTTGCAAATTTAAATGGGGAGCAAACGCAAAATcctaacataaattttataattgtgGGTGCGGAATTTTAATTGAGTtaagtatttaaatattattggtGTCCTTAGAGTTATGATTGAGTGGTGTATTggtgcatatataattttgttttatttttatatgtattttagtttgtaataaatatatggctTACTCACCACCTTGTTTGATGTTATATGCTttacttttttgttttcaaaaatattttctctaatTACCATAGCATTTAATCTTCTGAACTAGCTTATTACCTATACTCCGAGGTAAATTGCTAGACTCGTCGGTAAAGAAAGagtaaaaacatttttcatcAAGTGACTGAAAATAATATTACAACGTGTTCTATTCCTTTAAGAATGGTATTGTAGTGAAGCCAAAATTACAAGTATCATTTTAGGGAAACCACATTTTGACTGACAAAATAGTATCTTCTCCACACCAACACCGCTACTAAGGTACTTCATGTTAGGCACATGGCAGTATTCAGTGGTGAAGTTAGAGTGAAATAGAAGGAGATGTCACGGATAACTGAATTTAAATTGAAGAAATAGATATAtggtaaaaatttataaactttaattaaaaaatttttcgAAAGAGATTCCTCTCGTATGCAGCTTCGCCACTGGCAGCATTGCCGCGGCATGGGATAGGAGAAGCTGTTGTTCTCGAATCGTACACGTTCTGCCGCGGCCGCACCGTTGACGCGACAGTCTTGACGTGTACGTGTGTTTGTGCGCAGTACACGACTCCCGTGCCGTGCTGATCGCCATGCCTGCGTGGTCGAGCGGTTGTCCAACGTGGCTCACGAAGAGGATGGTAGTTGGCACGCAGCAgctgcggcgcgcggcgcgcgatCTGCCGACGACATCCCCAGATCATCCACGACGACGTGGGGAAGGCGAGATTTTCAACTTTCTCAATTtgattcgttttatttttataagctaaaatttaaaatcttaacTCTAgattgttttctattttttaataagccaaaagataaccGTATAATTAACTGCTATATATTACACTGCTCTCCTTAAACTCCATTCTCtgtcaaattaattattactctttttataaaactaataataATTTAGAATAAGATTTGATCACTTCTTAAATTCTGCTGAGTTTTAAATATGTACGATGAGTGAATTGTGATATACACGGGACACACCCATCATATTGCAAAGCACTAGATCCTGTTGTTATCTCATCAGATGCGTCCTGCACGGTGAGGAAGGCGAAGGGAAGACGAACGCCATCACGCTATTTAGAACTTTATAGATATGGATATATTTGTCGAGAGATATCCCATTTGTCTCTGTTTTATCACGCACAGTGGTAAGTACGCCGCATGTGTATCCGTGGTCGTTTCCGTTCCGCCGATCGAATCGACGACGTGACGTGCGCGGTTGCCGCGCGTAGCCGTCGTGCCTGCATGTCATATGATGGGTGACGCAACTACATGGATCATGCCGATGCCGCCGTATCCATCTTGTGAATTATTAAGGGCATGTTTGTTTCCGTtatggattattataatttggattATTAAGTTAGATTTATGTAAgctggattattataagctaaagtaaAAACGAAtcataaatatgaataattattttaaagtatagtAGGGTAGTAGGTCTAAAGCTATCCAATAATCTGAAAAATGCATATTTGGacgagcttatcagattataataatctggactctagattataataatctgttaCAATAATCTGTCTGTTTGTTTCAGCTTACTTCTAATAagtcagattataataattctaaACTGAATAAAAAGGACCTAATTGGCCCATTGTTAGCTAACCAGCCAGTACGTTTCAGTGGTTTTGAAGCAAGCAACTGAACAAACACACAACTTAATTACAACACACAAGCAAATGATTTGGGTCGGAAGGAAAAAAGGTGAATCAGATCAGAGCTGGATTAGCGTCAGCCTCTTGGCGCTTTCTGGAGAGTTAGTTAATGCTCAGGTGCACGCATGCATATTTGCCACACAATTACCTAACCATTCTGGTAAGTGTATATATCACAGAATCGACCGTGGTAATTGACAGAAAGTAATATAATTCGGTAATATACACTAATATAATATACCATCGTGTTGATTCTTCGATAATGATCCTAGCAGGCAGCCGGCGTGGAGTACGTGTGGCGACTAAAATATCCTTAGTTTCGCAAGCTGATGCTCTCGATCGAGATGAAGACGCCGCCCGCCTTATCTGAACACAGAGGATTAATGGTTCAATTCAGGCAGCAGAAGCCAACTGTTTACGTCATCCGTGATCTGTATTAATTCTAGtataaggggttgtttagtttgtaaatttttttaaaaaacatcacattaagtttttgaacacatatttaaagtattaaacgtagtctaattacaaaacaaatttcagattccgcttggaaaccgcgaggcgaatcttttgagtctaattaatccattattagtacatgttggttactgtagcatttatggctaatcacattctaattaggctcaaaagatcagtctcatgatttccctcataactatgtaattagttttaatgtttatgtatgtttaatgcttcattttggtgttcaaatattcgatgtgatgtttttaagaaaaaaattttagaactaaacagggtATAACTTTTGCCGTCGCCACCCGAAAAACAAGGCACTCAGGACCATTTCAGCGTACGTCGTCAGATCATCTAGGCCATTTCAGAGTACACGTCGTGCGTGCATGCTCTTCTTCTCCCGGGATATTCAGGCTTCTTAAATCATCTGATTTTGTGAGagatatttattaaatataaaaataactagattaactataacagaggtaaaattttaaatacgaGATGTgattttatgtaaattttttacctGAAATATGCCGTTTAATTAAAAGCTTAAAAGTGGGTACCCgtaataatttataatcgCTCATAAGAAGAAGTACATGGTATTTAGGCTCTGTTTAGTTCGCaaaaattttcctataaaatatcatatcgaatctttgaacacctaaatacaacattaaacatagatgaaacgaaaaactaattgcacagttatgcgagaaatcgtgagacgaatcttttgagcctaattagtctatgattaaccataattctacagtaaccaacatacgctaatgacagattaattaggctcaaaagatttgtctcacggtttctaggcgagctgtgaaattcgtttttttattcgtatccaaaaacttATTCCGACGTCCGGTCACATATTTGATatgacacccaaaaattttattttttcaactgAACACCCCTTGTATTAGGACGGGCAAATCCATTCGTACGTACGTGATCAATGAAGTAATCAATCCACCTGcgtacaaaaagaaaaacaataaacaaaaagaaacaaaagaaaatgaaaacccAGCGGCTGATAGGATGACAGAGAatggatcatgcatgcatcaaacCATTTTCGGATCGAATGAGCTGCTGCTAGTAGCTAGTACGTACTACCTGCAAGAGGAGATGTCCAAGTCCAATCAAATCACGTCGTGCGACCGATCTGCCGACGccgttgatcgatcgatggatcaaAACCTTGGGCGGATCATCGATCGACGTCCGCATCCGATCCCatacctgctgctgctgctgctgttaaCACCGGTgctggcatggcatggcatgctGACGATGCAGATGCAGAGTTGATTAATTGGAATATTTTCCCAACTTGGCCATGGCAACAGCTGAAGTGACAGACCAAACAGTGCTTGCACGGCTTGGAAGTTGGAACAGGAGCTGCGTGTACATACAGTACGTGTGAGGACGATGAACAATTGATTGATTAGCGTCGTAATCTAATGTTGCCGTGCTAACTAAGCTGTTCTTTGCTAACTGTCtgttaaaaaacataattatttttaatttatctagcATGGATCGAGAATAAAAGTGTAACAGTATACTTCAATTAATAAGTAATGAATAGGAGCGGAAAATATGTGAAGATTAAattgaaataattttagataaaaagcAATTAATGTGGTCAGCAGTTCCTACCTCCTTTTATAATTTaagatgtttgttttttttctgtaatgtttgatcattcgtcttatttaaaaaatataaatataaaaaatgataaatcatatttaaaattcttttgataataaaataagtcagaagcaaaataaataatatttctataatttttaaataagacgaattatGAAACATACCGTTGTACACggtttaaattattataatgcTTAATTTTGGGACGAAGCGAGTTCAATAAAATGGACACTACTGGGTATGCTTAGCCGACTCAGATCACTGTCAGGTCGGCACAGTGTTTATTACGACGTTCAAATCTGAAATCTACCACGACGTCCTCGTGGCGATTAATCGCGGCCGTCCATGGATCATGGGCCCCACCCGGTGACCCTACACGCGTCACCCATCACGCGCGCGCGCTGTTCGCGCCACGCGGGGGACGTCACGGCTTCGGTGTGCGCGGGGCCCACCGACGAGGCGGGGCCCCACCGCTTAGGCTGACGCCCCGCCACGTCACGCCGACTCCGCCGCGAGCGCGGTTGGCGCGAAAAAGGCAGGCACCGGGgtgggggcgggggggggggggggggggggtcgccgtcctccgccctttgcgcgtgggccccaccgaAACTGACGGCTCCCCCGCTGACGCCATCGCCCCCTGCCGCTGACGTCACCGCCCTATATATATCGGGATGGCTCGGCGTGCTTCTGCCCCCAGcacacgacgacggcgcaggTCGCGGCAcgcagagaggagaggagagaggagatgtACCAGGCGATCCCGTACAGCGCGAGCCGGGCGTGGCCGGCGGCAatggccacggcggcggaggcggcggcggcggccggcgggaggggaggaacaggggaggaggaggtgaggagggcggtggcggagtgcccggtggtggtggtggggagggGCGGGTGCTGCCTCAGCCACGTGGTGAAGCGCCTCCTGCAGGGGCTCGGGGTCAACCCGGCCGTGCAcgaggtcgccggcgaggcggagctcgccggggtcgtggccgacggcgaggtgtCGCTGCCGGCGGTGTTCGTCGGCGGGAGGTTCCTCGGCGGGCTCGACCGGCTCATGGCCGTGCACATCTCCGGCGAGCTCGTGCCCATACTGAAAGACGCCGGTGCACTCTGGCTCTGAGCCAACCGACTAGGATCAatcattttcttgttttttttgggtgttAAGTTCAAATCACCTGATCGCTTTTagcttctttttttcatggaaTTAATAATGGTGTTGTAATTAGATAGGAGGAAACTTGAATTCTTTTAGGCTCACTTATTAATAAGGAAATTAGGAGATGTGTCTACTTAACGCTACTGTACTTAAATCATCTTGTAACCAAGTATATCTATTTTCGACCATGTAAATAGATGAATGGGAGAAATGAAAGAGAGATTTGCGGTGATTTGCCAGTTGAGCATCTGATGCTGCGTACACCTGTGCATActcttacaaaaaaaaaaaaggaaaaagaaaaagaagcaaaaaTCCCTTTCGTTTGATGAATGCGTTGTCGCACGAACAAACGCTGCCGTGGAGGAACGGGAGTGTATTGGACTTGTGTAACTCATGGCATGGCCGGTCGTTGTTTCTTGTgctgttattttcttttttctcctaacCATTTGATGCCACtacaattaatcaattatatattcaCACAGTTGTGTTCTAAACATAACAATTCAGGTTAACTGAAGTTGCGTAATATATAGGGCGTTTTTCTGGAGGATTTTAAAGAAACCTTAGAAAAATTAAACcgttttctattaaaaaaagtgtGTAAAATCTATGTACTCCGAAGAGGTCGTGTATATCTATATATCCATATCCATCGTTACGATTTCGCATGAATTTGGATAAAGCCGGATGCAGGCAAGTATTACATGCATGCCTGCACCATGTGGTTGAGAGAGAATGGGCTGATTGGTTTTTCAATGAAAAAAGAAcgagaaataatttgtgaataaaacttttatatatatacttctagcgatctaaaatcaataACGAAggaataaacttcggtgaaaaaactctaaaataactctaaatttaagtttaaaaaattaaattgtggGTTATAACCATGGCAAAAAGATAGGATAGGATGAATGCATTCTACGTCAG
Encoded proteins:
- the LOC121054503 gene encoding monothiol glutaredoxin-S9-like; translated protein: MYQAIPYSASRAWPAAMATAAEAAAAAGGRGGTGEEEVRRAVAECPVVVVGRGGCCLSHVVKRLLQGLGVNPAVHEVAGEAELAGVVADGEVSLPAVFVGGRFLGGLDRLMAVHISGELVPILKDAGALWL